Within the Saccharomonospora amisosensis genome, the region TGGCTTCCGAGCACGTCATCGTCGCTACCACCACCGACTCCGAGGAGCGCGCACACGCGCTCGCCGCGAGCGTCGTCGAGGCGAAACTCGGCGCGTGCGCGCAGATCGTCGGCCCGATCACCAGCGTTTATCGCTGGCAGGGCGCCGTGGAGACCGACAGGGAGTGGCGGGTCGAGGTCAAGTCGGCCGCCGACCGCGCCGAGGCACTGGTGCGTCACCTCACCGAGCACCACACCTACGACGTGCCCGAGGTGATCGTCACCCCGATCACCTCGGGCCACGCCGACTACCTTTCCTGGCTGGTTACCGAGACCCGGTCCTGAGCCGTGCTCAGCCGGGCAGGTCGACGAGCCCGGCCAGGGTGGCGCGGTGCCGTCCCGGCGCGCCGAGGGTGATCTCGTCGGCCTTGGCGCGCTTGAGGTAGAGGTGCGCAGGGTGCTCCCAGGTCATCCCGATGCCGCCGTGCAACTGGACGCACTCCTCCGCCGCGTGCACGGCGACGCCCGCGCAGTACGACTGCGCGACCGCCACGGCCACACCCGAATCCTCGCCGCCGGTGGCCAGCACGTCGGCGGCGTAGCGGGCCGCGGCCCGCGCGGCCACCAGTTCCAGCCACAGGTCGGCGATGCGGTGCTTGAGCGCCTGGAAGGACCCGACAGGGCGGCCGAACTGGTAGCGGCCCTTCAGGTAGCTCACCGTCTCATCGAGGCACCACTGCGCCACCCCGAGTTGCTCGGAGGCCAGCAGGCCCGCGCCGACGAGCAGCCCGTGCTCCAGTGCGGACACCGCCAGTTCGGGTCCGGCCAGCAACCGGCCGGGAGCCTGGCGCAGCGTCACGTCCGCGACCCGGCGGGTCAGGTCCAGCGGCACCACGTCAGCCACCTCCACTCCGGCGGCCGAAGTGTCCACTTCGTACAGGCCTGGTCCGTCGTCGCCGGTGGCGGGCACCACGAGCACGTCGGCCACCGCCGCGTCGGCCACGGTGGCGACCACGCCGTCGAGTGAGCCGTCGGGCGCTCACCCGCACCGAGGACGGGAACGCCGAGCCCGCCGCCGAGGACATCGGCACGACGAGCGCGGCGGTCGCCTCGCCGCCGGCGAGCCTGCGCAGCAACGCGGCCACCGGCTCGGTCGAGGTGTCGGCGCGCAGCAGCACGGACGTCGCCAGTACGGCGCTACCGAGGAACGGCACCGGCGCGACGGCCCTTCCCAGCTCCTCGAGCACCAGCGCGGTTTCCCGGGTGGAAGCGCCCTGCCCGCCCAGCGACTCGGGCACGTGCAGCCCGGCGAGGCCGAGCTCGGCGCTGAGCGTGCGCCACAGCGCGGGATCGTACGGCTGTTCGCCCTCCACCCGCGCCAGCAGCGCCGAGGGCTCACACCGGTCGGCGAGCAGGTCCCGCACGCTGGCGCGCAGGTCGGTCTCCACATCGGAGTACAGCAGGTTCGGCGTGCTCATCGCGGCAGGTCCTTCCACGGTACGTCCTTGTCGACACGCGGCTCCGACGGCAACCCCAGCACGCGCTCGGCGATGATGTTGCGCAGGATCTCTGAGGTGCCGCCCTCGATCGAGTTGCCCTTCGCCCGCAGGTAGCGGTAACCGGCGTGCCTGCCGAGGAAGTCGACGAGTTCCGGCCTGCGCATGGTCCAGTCGTCGTAGCGCAGCCCTTCGTCGCCGAGCAACTCCAGCTCCAGCCCCGAAAGCGCCTGCGAAAGCCGGGCGAACGCCAGTTTCATGCCGGAGCCCTCCGGGCCGGGCGAGCCGGCGGCCAGCTGCTGGCGCAGCCTGGTACCAGCGAGCCGGAACGCCTCGGTCTCCACCCACAGCCGCAGCAGCCGGTCGTGCAGGTCGGGAGTGCGCGACTCGGGGCGTGCCCGCCAGGTGGAGGTGACCTTGCCGAGCATGCCGCCCTCGCGGGGCATCGCGTTGCCGCCGATGGCGACCCGCTCGTTCATCAGCGTGGTCTGCGCGACCTTCCAGCCCTCGCCGACCTCGCCGAGACGGTGGGAGTCAGGAATGCGCACGTCGCTGAGGAACACCTCGTTGAACTCGGCCTCACCGGTGATCTGCCGCAGTGGCCTGACCTCCACACCGGGGTGGGTCATGTCGCACACGAAGTACGTCATGCCCTGGTGCTTGGGCACGTCGGGGTCGGTGCGGGTCACCAGGATCGCCCAGCGGGCGGTGTGCGCGGTGGAGGTCCATACCTTCTGGCCGTTGACCACCCACTCGTCGCCGTCCCTGACCGCCCTCGTCGCCAGCGCCGCCAGGTCCGAGCCCGCGCCGGGCTCGCTGAACAGCTGGCACCACACCTCCTCACCGGTCCACAACGGACGCAGAAAGCGTCGCTTCTGCTCCTCGGTGCCGAACCGCAGGATGGTGGGCGCGGCCATGCCGAGGCCGATGCCGATCCGGCGCGGGTTGTTGTCCGGGGCGCCCGCGGCGGCCAGTTCGGCCTCCACCACGGACTGCAGTTCCCTCGGCGCCCCCAGCCCGCCGAGTCCGGGCGGGAAGTGCACCCACGCGAGCCCGGCGTCGAACCGGGCGCGCAGGAACTCCATGCGGTCGGTGGTGGCCGGGTCGTGCTCCTCGAGCAGCGTCTTGAGGCGGTCGCGCAGTTCGGTCGCGTCGATGGCGGAGTCGGTCATGACTGGTACCTCTTCAGTTCTCGCCGGGCCATCGAACGTTTGTGTACCTCGTCGGGGCCGTCGGCCAGCCGCAGCATCCGTGCCGAAGCCCACAGCCCTGCCAGCAGGAAGTCCTGGCTGACGCCGGCGGCACCGTGGGTCTGGATGGCCTTGTCGATGATCCACTCCACCGATGCCGGAGTGGCGATCTTGATCGCCTGGATCTCGGTGTGCGCGCCCCGGTTGCCCACCTTGTCCATCAGCCAGGCCGTCTTGAGCACCAGCAGCCGCAACTGCTCGACCCGCACCCGCGACTCGGCGATCCACTCCCGGATCACGCCCTGCTCGGCGAGCGGCTTGCCGAAGGCCACCCTGGACACCGCACGCTCGCACATCAACTCGATGGCGCGCTCGGCCATCCCGATCAGCCGCATGCAGTGGTGGATGCGGCCGGGACCGAGCCTGGCCTGTGCGATGGCGAAGCCGGAGCCCTCCTCGTCGATCAGGTTCTCGGCGGGAACCCTCGCGTTGTCGAACACGATCTCGGCGTGCCCACCGTGGTCGCCGTCGTCGAACCCGAAGACGTTCATGCCGCGTCTGATGTGGACACCCGGCGTCTCGCGGGGTACGAGGATCATGCTCTGCTGGCGGTGCGGCGGCGCGTCCGGGTCGGTCTTGCCCATCACGATGAGGACGCGGCAGTTGGGGTTCATCGCTCCGGTGATGAACCACTTGCGCCCGTTGATGACGTAGTCGTCGCCGTCCCGCTGGATGCGGGTGGCGATGTTGGTGGCGTCGGAGGAGGCGACCTCCGGCTCGGTCATGGCGAACGCGGAGCGGATCTCGCCGTCCAGCAGCGGTCGCAGCCACTGCTGCTTTTGCTGCTCGTTGCCGAACTCGGCCAGCACTTCCATGTTGCCGGTGTCGGGCGCGGCGCAGTTGATCGCGGCGGGAGCCAGTTGCGGGCTGCGCCCGGTGATCTCGGCCAGCGGGGCGTACTGCAGGTTGGTCAGCCCCGCGCCGAGTTCACCTGGCAGGAAGAAGTTCCACAGTCCGCGCTTGCGAGCCTCGGCTCTCAGCTCGGTGATGACCGGCGGTACCTGCCACGGGTTGGCCTTGTCGCGCGTCTGCTCGGCCAGCACCGGCTCGGCGGGGTAGACGTGCTCGGCCATGAACGACTGCAGCCGCTGCCGGTGCTCCTCTGTCGTGGAGTCGAAGTCGAAATCCATCAGTCCTCCTTCAAGGTGGCGTTGCCGTGCGCCACCAGCGGTGGCACGCCGTCGCCGATGGCCTCGAACCCCTCACCGACGGTCTTGCCCTGGCTGAACCGGTAGTAGATGCCCTCGAGGATCACGGCCAGCTTGAAGAAGGCGAACCCGACGTACCAGTTGAGAGCCGAGACGTCGCGGCCGCTGCGCTGGGTGTAGCGGGTGATGACCTCGTCGGCCGCCGGGTAGCCCGGGGCGGCGCTGACATTGCTGACGACGCCGACGTCCAGCGTGCTTAGTTCGGCGTAGGCGATGAGCAGTGCCAGGTCGGTGAGCGGGTCGCCGAGCGTGGACATCTCCCAGTCCAGCACGGCCTTGATCTCGTCGTCCGCACCCACCAGCACGTTGTCGAGCCGGTAGTCGCCGTGCACGATGGTCGGGCTGCCGGAGTCCGGCAACCGGGCGGCGAGGCGCTCGTGCAGCGTGTCGATGCCGGGCAGGTCGCGGCTGCGGGAGGCGTCGAGCTGTTTCTTCCACCGCCGCAGCTGCCGCTCCAGGTACCCCTCCGGCCTGCCGAAGTCGGCGAGGCCCACCGAGGCGAAGTCCACGGCGTGCAGGTCGCCGAGCGTGTCGATCAGTGCGTCGGCGATGTGGCGGGTGCGCCGCTCGCCGAGCACTGCCAGCTCCTCGGCCTTGCGGTAGGGCGTGCCCTCCACGAAATCCATCACGTAGAACGGCGCCCCGATCACCGATTCGTCCGTGCACAGCAACCGGGTGGGCGGAACGGGCACCGCCGTGGGCCCCAGCGCGCTCAGCACCTTGTGCTCGCGGCCCATGTCGTGTGCGGTCGGCAGCACGTGTCCCAGCGGCGGGCGGCGCACCACCCAGCGGCCGGTGCCGTCGCTGACCACGTAGGTCAGGTTGGACCGGCCGCCCTCCACCAGCTGGGCGCTCAGCGGTCCCGCCACGAGGCCGGGTAGTTCACTGTCGAGGTGGGCGCGAAGGCGTTCAAGATCGAGGCCCGGTGGGTCCTCGTTGCTCATCTGACCTCCTTGTCGATGGGCGGGGTGCGGGCGAGGCGACCGTGGTCGCCGCGATGTGCGGCCGCCCCCGCCCGTGCCGGTGACCGCGCTGTCGGGTACTGCCTGCCCGTGTCAGA harbors:
- the cutA gene encoding divalent-cation tolerance protein CutA — encoded protein: MASEHVIVATTTDSEERAHALAASVVEAKLGACAQIVGPITSVYRWQGAVETDREWRVEVKSAADRAEALVRHLTEHHTYDVPEVIVTPITSGHADYLSWLVTETRS
- a CDS encoding acyl-CoA dehydrogenase family protein; its protein translation is MTDSAIDATELRDRLKTLLEEHDPATTDRMEFLRARFDAGLAWVHFPPGLGGLGAPRELQSVVEAELAAAGAPDNNPRRIGIGLGMAAPTILRFGTEEQKRRFLRPLWTGEEVWCQLFSEPGAGSDLAALATRAVRDGDEWVVNGQKVWTSTAHTARWAILVTRTDPDVPKHQGMTYFVCDMTHPGVEVRPLRQITGEAEFNEVFLSDVRIPDSHRLGEVGEGWKVAQTTLMNERVAIGGNAMPREGGMLGKVTSTWRARPESRTPDLHDRLLRLWVETEAFRLAGTRLRQQLAAGSPGPEGSGMKLAFARLSQALSGLELELLGDEGLRYDDWTMRRPELVDFLGRHAGYRYLRAKGNSIEGGTSEILRNIIAERVLGLPSEPRVDKDVPWKDLPR
- a CDS encoding acyl-CoA dehydrogenase family protein — translated: MDFDFDSTTEEHRQRLQSFMAEHVYPAEPVLAEQTRDKANPWQVPPVITELRAEARKRGLWNFFLPGELGAGLTNLQYAPLAEITGRSPQLAPAAINCAAPDTGNMEVLAEFGNEQQKQQWLRPLLDGEIRSAFAMTEPEVASSDATNIATRIQRDGDDYVINGRKWFITGAMNPNCRVLIVMGKTDPDAPPHRQQSMILVPRETPGVHIRRGMNVFGFDDGDHGGHAEIVFDNARVPAENLIDEEGSGFAIAQARLGPGRIHHCMRLIGMAERAIELMCERAVSRVAFGKPLAEQGVIREWIAESRVRVEQLRLLVLKTAWLMDKVGNRGAHTEIQAIKIATPASVEWIIDKAIQTHGAAGVSQDFLLAGLWASARMLRLADGPDEVHKRSMARRELKRYQS
- a CDS encoding phosphotransferase family protein, producing MSNEDPPGLDLERLRAHLDSELPGLVAGPLSAQLVEGGRSNLTYVVSDGTGRWVVRRPPLGHVLPTAHDMGREHKVLSALGPTAVPVPPTRLLCTDESVIGAPFYVMDFVEGTPYRKAEELAVLGERRTRHIADALIDTLGDLHAVDFASVGLADFGRPEGYLERQLRRWKKQLDASRSRDLPGIDTLHERLAARLPDSGSPTIVHGDYRLDNVLVGADDEIKAVLDWEMSTLGDPLTDLALLIAYAELSTLDVGVVSNVSAAPGYPAADEVITRYTQRSGRDVSALNWYVGFAFFKLAVILEGIYYRFSQGKTVGEGFEAIGDGVPPLVAHGNATLKED